Below is a genomic region from Desulfobotulus pelophilus.
CTCTGGGGGATCTGCTGGATGCTCTGGGGCAGGTGGGTATTCCCGCCCGCAGCGTATCGGAAACAGGATGTCCGCCCGTTGTGATCGGTGGAGGCAGTCGCAGGGGAGGCGCACTTTCCATTGCCTGTCACTTAAGCAGCCAGTATCTTTCAGGGCTTCTGCTCATGGCTCCCTGTCTGGAACAGGGGCTGGATATCACCGTGACCCGGGGGCCGGTTTCAAGGCCTTATATAATGATGACCCTGGAGATTTTAAAAAAAGCAGGTATCTCATTTTTCCGTGAAGGAGATACCCTCTACAGGGTTCCCGGCGGACAGACCTACAGGGCTGGAAATTATCAGGTGGAACCGGATGCTTCCAATGCCAGTTATTTTTTTGCTGCCGCCGCAGTTACGGGTGGTTTGGTTTGTGTGGAAGGTCTTTTTTTGGACTCTGCCCAGGGGGATCTGGGTCTTCTGGGCGTTTTTGAAAAAATGGGATGCACCGTGACCAGCGACAGCCATGGTATTTGCGTCAGGGGAGGAGATCTCAGGGCTGTTGATGTGGATATGGGAGATATGCCGGATATGGTGCCGACCCTGGCTGTGGTCGCCGCCTTTGCTAAAGGCACCAGCTATATCCGCAATGTGGCCCATCTTCGTGAAAAGGAATGTGACCGCCTCTCGGCTGTGGCCACGGAACTCAACCGCATGGGAGGGTCTGTTCGCATTGTGGGGGATGATCTGGAAATCGATGGAGGCTTCCCTCTGCATGGGGCAAGGATTCATACCTATGATGATCATCGTATGGCCATGTGTTTTTCCGTGGCTGGATTGCGTGTACCCGGTGTTGTAATTGAGAATCCAGCATGTGTGGCAAAATCCTTTCCGAATTTTTTTGATGTATTTGCAAAGGTCATGGGATGAAGAAACCTGTTTTTCTTGTGGGATACCGCTGTGTGGGAAAAAGTACGGTGGCTTTTCATCTGGCCCGTATGCTGGATGTGCCATGGGTGGATCTGGACCGGGATATGGAAGAGCATGCAAGATGCTCCATCGAAGAGTTTGTGCAGCGTCATGGCTGGGAGGCCTTCCGGGAACTGGAAATGCTTACCCTTCAAAGGGTGCTGGAAGAAGGTTTTATTGTTGTGGCCACGGGCGGAGGAATTGTAACCAGACCGGAGAATATTCACACCATGAGGGCGCAGGGGCTGGTTTTTCATCTGGATGCCATGCCGGAAACCGTTGCAGCACGTATGGCAAAGGATCATAAAAATGGTGTTGTCCGTCCTGCCCTAAAGGGGGTCTCAGCCCTTGATGAAGTGCAGGAGATTATGGCTGCAAGGGCACCTCTGTATGCTGAGGCCGCCCACGGGGTGATCAAAACCGATGATCTTTCTCCGGAAGCGGTGGCAGAGGAAATTGTGCGGAGCCTGTAACTATTCAGCACAATTTTCCTTTAACAAATCGAAAATTTTCAATCAGGTGCATAGACAACCGAGCCATTTGTTCGTGACGCAATTTTATTCTTAGAGCTTCTTGGCCTGTGCGGAAGCGGCAAAAACTCCCCGCCATAGGCAGGATAAGCTTTTTTATTACCATGGCAGGCTTATTAAGCACGCTGCCTTTATGGCGGCTCAGACAGTTTGCCGCTTCTTTCGCACAGGCCTTCAAAACTCTGATCCGAAACGATTGCAATGTCACTTACAAACAGCCCGATTGTCTTTTGTTGGAGCCAAGATTCTGAAATTAAAGAACAATTTTTCTGGATAAAATGTACTGAATAATTACCAGGCCCTGAAACAGTATTTGCAGTAAATGATATGCCACCACATAGGGTGGTTTGAAAGGAAGGTTGTAGATGGCAGGAAGCACCATGGGCCATATGTTCCGTGTCACCACCTGGGGAGAATCCCATGGTCCGGCCGTTGGCTGCGTGATAGACGGATGCCCTCCGGGGCTTGAGCTGGATGCATCGGTGGTGCAGCGCCAGTTGGACAGGCGGAAGCCGGGGCAGGCAAAAAGCAGTACCACCCGCAGGGAAGCAGATGTCTGTGAAATTCTTTCCGGTGTGTTTGAGGGCAGGACCACAGGTACACCCATATCTATTCTCGTCTGGAACAAAGATGCCAGGTCCGGTGCCTATGATGACATCAAAGATCTTTTCCGTCCGGGTCACGGGGATTTGAGCTATCAGGCTCGCTATGGAATACGTGACTGGCGGGGGGGCGGACGGGCCTCGGCCAGGGAAACCATAGGCCGGGTGGCGGCAGGTGCGGTGGCCGGGCAGCTTCTTTTTAATAATGGTATAGAAGTTCGGGCCTTTACCCTTGCCCTCGGGGGAGTGAAGGCAGATAAGCTTGACATGGAAGTCGTGTCTGCCAACCCTTACGGATGTCCGGATTCGGAAGCTGCCCTTGCCATGGATGCCAGGGTGGAAGAAGTGAGAAAGACCGGTGATTCCATAGGTGGCCTTGTGGAGTTATGGATAGATGGCCTTCCTGCAGGGCTGGGAGATCCGGTTTTTGACAAGCTGGATGGAGATCTTGCTTCGGCCATGATGGGAATTGGCGCTGTTAAGGGTGTTGAAATTGGAGCCGGTTTTGCCGTGACGGACCTGAAGGGAAGTGAATCCAACGATGCCATAGCGCCTGAAGGTTTTCTTTCCAATAACAGCGGTGGTATCCTTGCCGGC
It encodes:
- the aroA gene encoding 3-phosphoshikimate 1-carboxyvinyltransferase, producing the protein MSEALFEVRPHRPENITVRIPGSKSYTHRLLIAAALADGPSEVSGCLRSEDTLLTAEALRQLGISVKDHGDGRMVVEGKGGRLEGTSDVVFLANSGTSMRLLSAVAGLGEKASTLDGNARMRQRPLGDLLDALGQVGIPARSVSETGCPPVVIGGGSRRGGALSIACHLSSQYLSGLLLMAPCLEQGLDITVTRGPVSRPYIMMTLEILKKAGISFFREGDTLYRVPGGQTYRAGNYQVEPDASNASYFFAAAAVTGGLVCVEGLFLDSAQGDLGLLGVFEKMGCTVTSDSHGICVRGGDLRAVDVDMGDMPDMVPTLAVVAAFAKGTSYIRNVAHLREKECDRLSAVATELNRMGGSVRIVGDDLEIDGGFPLHGARIHTYDDHRMAMCFSVAGLRVPGVVIENPACVAKSFPNFFDVFAKVMG
- a CDS encoding shikimate kinase: MKKPVFLVGYRCVGKSTVAFHLARMLDVPWVDLDRDMEEHARCSIEEFVQRHGWEAFRELEMLTLQRVLEEGFIVVATGGGIVTRPENIHTMRAQGLVFHLDAMPETVAARMAKDHKNGVVRPALKGVSALDEVQEIMAARAPLYAEAAHGVIKTDDLSPEAVAEEIVRSL
- the aroC gene encoding chorismate synthase, with amino-acid sequence MAGSTMGHMFRVTTWGESHGPAVGCVIDGCPPGLELDASVVQRQLDRRKPGQAKSSTTRREADVCEILSGVFEGRTTGTPISILVWNKDARSGAYDDIKDLFRPGHGDLSYQARYGIRDWRGGGRASARETIGRVAAGAVAGQLLFNNGIEVRAFTLALGGVKADKLDMEVVSANPYGCPDSEAALAMDARVEEVRKTGDSIGGLVELWIDGLPAGLGDPVFDKLDGDLASAMMGIGAVKGVEIGAGFAVTDLKGSESNDAIAPEGFLSNNSGGILAGISSGARVVLRLAVKPIPSITIPQQTVDIHGAPATIVTRGRHDVSAIPRILPVAEAMAKLVMADHLLRWRAIQ